Genomic DNA from Candidatus Bathyarchaeia archaeon:
AGGTATAGCTACGGTAGCCATCCTATCGGCTCTCATGAAGGCTAGACACGACCTCCTACAACTACCAAAAGTTGAACCTGTATGGTTCCGGGGGTTATCTAGATGAGTGAAGGTAGAGGGATGTTTATAGTCGGCATATTGGCATCTATTATCTTTGTAGTTACCGGTTGCGTATGGTTATCCGTCTCAGCTGAGACGTTAGATGTTGTCGCCGAGTATTTTGGGGCTGAGGACGTAGCCCTCTGGACGCCTCCGATCCCCGACTACGAGATACCTGGGTTTGAGGGTGTGGTCACGGTTAACATCCTCTTGGGCATAGCCTCTACAATTCTAGTTCTGGCTGTCACGTTGGGAGTAGGTAGGGTTTTGAGGGTGAAGAAGTAATCTGCCCTCTTAATAGGAGAACGAATGCCAGTGCTTAGTGAGTTAGTAAAGGCAGCCGGGGACTTAGTGTTCCTTGAGCGCTTCCAGAGTGCAGGCGGGATTCTCCAACGGATAGACCCTCGGATAAAGCTTATCTCGCTCACCACTTTAGTGGTTGTGGCGGTCTCCCTGAAGACCATAGCTCCGTTGTCTATTCTATTCATAATGATCCTTCTACTCGCCACAGCCTCAAAGACCCCCATTAGATTCTTCCTCTATAGGGCAACTTTCTTCATCCCAATCTTCGCCGGGGTGATCTCTCTACCGTTGCCCTTCATAACTCCCGGAGCAAAACTACTATCGGTCAGTTGCATAGGTTATTCTTTAGCAGTAACGAACGAAGGAGTTTATAGAGCCATCTTGTTCACTTTTAGGGTTTGGGTCTGTGTTGCAGCTATGACCTTGCTGATTATGACTACACGGTTCTCAGCGATTATTAGTGCGATGGAGCGATTGAAGTTTCCAAAAATCTTCACACTGATGTTAGCTATTACCTACAGGTATATTCATGTCTTCATTGATGAGACACACCGAATGCTCCTCGCCATGGATTCCCGTTCAGCTGGGAAGATGAACCGTCTACAGGCTTTGAAGGCGCTCGCACACACTACTGAGGCGTTGTTTATAAGAGCCTATGAGCGGGGAGAGAGGGTTTATGGGGCTATGGTGGCGCGGGGATATACAGGCGATGCAAGGTATATAGGTGAGGTGAGGTGTTCTCTTCAAGACTGGGCGTTTGGGGTTCTATCAGCCTCAGTCTTTATTGGGGCGGCAATAGTCCAACTTTACGCTGGCGGTGTGTAAAGTGACTATTGAAGTAGCAGTCGAGATGGAAGACGTGGAGTACTTGTACCCTGACGGCTGTAGGGCACTTAAAGGCGTAAGCTTAAGAGTGCTTAGAGGGGAGCGGGTTGCTATCTTGGGACCTAATGGAGCTGGCAAATCTACCCTCTTAATGCACATTAATGGCATCTTCAAACCTATGAAAGGCTGGGTGAAGGTTCTTGGGATGACGATTGATGGCTCCAAACTGCGGGATGTCAGAAGGAAAGTGGGATTCGTGTTCCAAGACCCAAACGACCAACTATTCTGTCCTACCCTCTGGGAGGATGTCACTTTTGGCCCAATAAATATGGGGCTACCCGCTAATGAGGCAACCGGTATTGCGGAGGAAGCCCTGAAGGCGGTTAGGTTAGACGGTTACAGGGACAATGCGCCACATCACCTCAGCCTGGGGGAGAAGAAACGGGCGGCGATCGCTACGGCTCTGGCCATGAAACCGGAGATTCTGGTCCTCGATGAGCCTACCGCTAACTTGGATCCTGAAAGCCGGAGGGAGCTTGTAGTACTCCTTAACCGCCTGCACGCAGAATGGAAGTTAACACTCATAGTAGCTACACATGACGTGAACTTGGTCCCAAAAATTGCCGACAGGATCTACGTGATAAGCGGCGGATTGATAGTAGCTGAGGGGCCAATGAGGGATATCCTCTCAAACGCCAAGGTAATGGAGGAGGCACACCTCGAATTGCCAATAATAACTCAACTCTTCAACCTAATCTATGAGACTGGAATACCTGGGGACGGGCAGGTAACCCCGCAAACTCTCCCACTAACAGTCGAGGAAGCCCTCCAAGAGATGAAGCGTCTTCTTAGTAAAACACTGAACCAAAGAAGTGCGAATAGCCAGATCGAGAGATGTTAGTATTCGCTATTTCGTTGATCGAGATTTCAACCTATTCGCTTGACTGCAATTATCCCGCCTGAGGGTAGGTAGAGACAGCTCCATAGTTTATGCAAGATGTATATCGGTCTTGGCTTCGTTCTCCCCTTGGGGCTATGCATCTTACTTTATATCCGTACTTCTTGAGGAGCCCCGGCGATATAAGGCATCTATGTGTAGAGACAAAATCTTTACAGACGTCGACTACATCAATGCCCCTCTACTGCACCGTTGTAATAACCACTCTGGAACCCAGCTTCTCTAGGGAGATGGCGAGTTTCAACGCACCGGGATGCACAAGATGCTCCAACTTCAAATACTATAACCACATCGAAAAGAGACTTAGCAAATGGGAGTTGCTGTACATCGCAATAAACAACCTCATCATAAACCTTCTTCGCCTTCTTTAGCCGTGGGATGGATAGGTTACAACCCGCGATTTATCTACAGCGCCCAGCGCATAATAAGAGAGCCTGCGATCCACAGCCAAAACTTACATCAAGAACTTGTCTCTAGACGTCTTCTTTTGAGAGGTACAAGTGGCGATCCGTTGCAGTTGAATCTATACGTGACCGATAGCGCCCCTGTTAAGTAGGTGTGTTGGTTTAACAATTTATTCACGGAGATAGGTTTTAATTGGATCTGGTTAAGAAATGGCGACTGAAGGCGTTACTGAATAACCGTCAACACACCTTGCGAGGGATTTAGGCTTGAAGTTCGGTTTCAACCTCACAGCTGAATACGGTCTTGACTCTATTGTAGAGAAGGCTGCTGAGGTTGAAAGACTGGGGTTTGACTCACTTTGGATCTTTGAAAGGCCCGGTTGGGATTATGGCTCGATAGTTGCTTCCGCCCTCGCCGCTAACACCAAGGAAATCCGGATAGGTTTAGGGGTCAGTCCACTCCTTCATACATCCAAGCAAATAGCAGACGAGATTCTCACCCTTATTAAGACCTATGGCGAACGTTTCGACCTCTGCTTGATCCCCGGCGATAAACGCCACCTACGACGGCTCGGCGTCAATCCCACAGCCCGAAAGGCTGCCCCTCAACGCATTCTCCAAGCGAAAAGAGAAATTGAAAAACTTCTTGCTGGGGAGGAGAGGAGTTGCAGCATATGGTTGGGCGCGCAGGGCCCAAGAATGCTAAGAACTGCCCAACATTATCGCGGGGTTCACCTAAACTACGCCTCGCCGCGGATGATAACTTGGGCTCTGGAACATATCGGGTCAACTGGAGAGAAGAGAGAGTTCGAGGTTAGCGTCATGGCACCATCTTATGTCTACAGGAACTTTGAAGAGAGACTCCAACATCTGCTAAAGTTAGCTGCATCATCAGTCGCGGTTAGCGCTCCTAGGGAAGTTTTAGAGGAGTTTGGGCTCTATGACCGTTTAGCTGAGCTGCGAGGCTATGAGGGTAGATTGAGCGAGTTAGACCCAGCGTCCCTACCCCCCGAAGTTGTGGAGTTCTCCCTGTCCATGCACTCAACAGAACTACCCAGCTATTTGGCAGTGGTTCAGGGACTCGGCATTAACCATCTTATATTTAGCCACCCACAGGACTACTCCCTCAAAACCATCCATGAGCTGGCTAGCTCTTTACCCCTCAACTCAAAGAACGACACTCATTAGTGACAATAGAGGCTTACGCAGAGCCGTGAGAGAACAAAAATGCCTACTATTTCTATGATATCTAAGGAAAGTTTTTGAGATCTCTCCATTTAGAGAGTGGCGGAGGTCTTGCGCTGACTCTCTCAACCTAGTTCATCCCAGCCACCACCCGTTTTATTAAAATCGCTCAGAAATGCAAAAACAGCAGCCGAGTAGATTGTAACATGAGACTGCGTAGACATCCTAGAGTTCGGCTCTAGGCCTGAAAATTTTAGAATAGATACGATAAAACTTATGGAAAAAGGGAAGTTTTAGGTGAATATTCAAACTCTCCTATCAAAAGTTTTTTAGTCAAAGGTTTAATGTTAAAGACCCTCGATGGGTTGAGTAGGGGATTGAGGGGTGAGTCACGGTGGGTGACTCTGAGAGCTTCGACCGTCTGGCAGAAGAGCTATTCTACAACATAGTTAAGATGAACCCTATCTTCGCCACCTACGTAGGTCTTCATCAATACGACCAACTAATGCCTGACGGACGTAAAGATGCAATCTATAAGAGAATGAAACTCTTCAAGGAGTATCTAGACAAGTTCGAAGGGATCTCACAATCAAAACTTGACTTCGAGAGGAGAATTGATCTAGCACTTGTAAAGGACTTCCTCCATCTTGCCCTCTTCTGTCTTGAGGAGTGGCCTCTCTGGCGAATGTTCCCAGACGCCCCAGATACAATTGGGGATGCTCTATTTCCTCTACTTGTAAGGAACTTCGCACCTCTAGAAATACGGCTGAGGAGCATAACTGAGAGACTGAAGAACTCGCCCAGATACATTGAAGAGACGAAGAGTTGCCTTGAGGATCCTGTGAAGATTTACTGTGAAATCTCCTTGGATACTGCGGAGAGACTTCCACTCTTCCTCGAACAGATAGTGGAGGCGGCGAGGGGTGTAAATGACAACACGAAGTCTGAGGTTGAGGACGCCGCGGAGAAAGTGAAGTGTGAGTTCTTAGAGTACAAAGAGTGGCTCAGGTGTAGGATGAAAGATGCTAGAGACGACTTCGCAATAGGGCCGGAGAGATTTGAGAAGCTACTAGCCTTACGAGGGTTAGGGATGTCATCGAGCGAGATTCTGAAGTTGGGTGAAAAGTACTTTCGCCAAGAGAAGGAGAACCTAAGAAGATACGCGGAGATAATCAAGCCTGGCGCAAGCGTGGACGAAGTCAGATCGCTGCTTAAGTCTCACCACCCCAAGAGCTTCGGGGAGGCGTTAGAGGCTTATAGGAAAGAGATCAAGAGGGCGAGGGAGTTTGTGGTCAGATCGAAATTTGCCTCTATACCGGAGAATGAGGAGTTAATAGTGATCGAGACACCTCCATTCCTACGGAGCACAACCCCCTTTGCCGCGTACTTCTCCCCAGCCAAGTTCGAGGATAAGCAGCTGGGAATATACATCGTAACCCCCCCAGCCAGCGAAGAGATGTTGAAAGAGAAGAGCTACTATGCTATCAGCAACACAACGGTTCATGAGGCCTACCCAGGGCACCATTTACAGCTCAGCTGCGCCAACCGAAACTCCTCGCTAGTGAGGCTGTTATTCCATGGAACTGATTTTGTTGAAGGGTGGGCGCACTACTGTGAGGAGGCGGTCAAGGAGCTTGGGTACGATGACACACCTGAGCACAGGTTTATCCAAACTCTTGACATGGTCTGGAGGGCTGCTAGGATCATCATCGACGTGAAGCTCTCTAGGGGTGAGATGGGCTTTATGGAGGCTGTGAACTTCCTAGTTGAGGAGGTGGGGATGGCGCGAGAGGGAGCGGTAGCTGAGATTAAACGTTACACCTATACCCCTAGCTATCAGCTCTCCTACCTTCTGGGAAAATATTTGATAGGCGAGTTGAAGCGGGAGACTCTAAGTAAGCTGGGGGACAGGTTTGATTTGCGATGGTTCCATGACACGCTACTATATGCTGGGAGCATGCCGCTCAAATACCATAGATTAAATCTGTTAGAGAAAATCCGCCAAGTAACTGGTGGGGCATGAGGCGCCCCCATCGGTAGGCTTATTAGAACTATATGAGCCCTTACTACTGGTTTAGCTTGATTACTCGAGAAGATTGCAAATATAGAGGAACTGTGAAGATTGGAGAGAAAGAGTGGAATTGGTGCTACCTTTTCAATGCGAAGATAGACGATGTAGACTGCGCTAACTGCGGCTATTCGCGTTTGTTTAAGGCTTCAACTAAGATAGAGTCGCTCCCAGTAATCTAGAGCTGATAGTCTGCAAATAATCGGGCTGACGAGCACGCCTAATTTGGGAGAAGATTAGGATAATGAATTGGAAACCATATGGTGGTTATTTTTTAATCCTCGCAAAGAATATAAACGAGGGAAACCTGGTGGTTGAAAGATCATGGGGCGGATAATAAAATATCAACGAAGCGTTATCCCTTCTTGCGATGTTAAATTGATTGGCGAGTTTAGGAGACTAATTGAGCAAACTTGTGATGTCGAAGGAATTGGCGGCTACAAGGTTGGGTCTATTTTAACGTTACGTTACGGACTACCTACACTGGTTAAGGTTGTCCGTGAATTTACAGATTTGCCGGTTATATATGACCACCAAAAAGCCATGACCGATATACATGATTTGGGAAGAGACTTCGCAGAGGTAGTGAAAGAGTCTGGTGTCGATGCATTAATAGGTTTTCCTCAGTCAGGTCCAGCAACTCAAGAGACGTGGATTAAGGCTTGTAAAGATGTTGGGTTGGAGGTAGTTATTGGTGGAGAGATGACTCATCCAAAGTACAAGAGGAGTGATGGAGGTTACATTGCTGATGAAGCGTTGGATGAAATATATTTGCTCGCCGCAAGATTAGGTGTGAATAACTTTGTGGTTCCTGGAACAAAGGTGGAGAGAATCATACACTACAGGTCAATACTACAGCACATAGTTCAGGGTGATTTGACACTTTTTATACCTGGGCTAATCACTCAAGGGGGCATAATCACCGATGTGGCTAGAGTTGCTGGAGATTCGTGGCACGCCATAGTGGGAAGAGCCATATACGGGACGAAAGACTTCCACGCTGCTGCGGGGGAGTTGACGAGACAGTTATTCAAATGAGGTGAGGAAGTGTCGAGACTTAACTTGGTTAAAAGGTTACATGAGATTGGCGCTATAAAATTCGGTGAGTTTAAACTTAAAAGTGGAAAGATAAGTCCATACTACGTTGATTTGAGAATTCTACCCTCCTACCCAAGTGTCCTACGTGAGGTAGGCAGAGTGATGGGGGAAATGATCTACAGTTTGCCAGAAAAGCCTACACGTTTATGCGGCATACCAGCAGCGGGTTTGGCGATAGCAACCATGGTTGGGGTGGAGACAGGTGTGCCTACTGTTTATGTGAGAAAAGAACCTATGGTTTACAGAGATTTGTTAATGAAGCTCAGAACTTTTATCAAAGAGAGAAAATATCAACCAGACGAGATTCCTGGCGTAGAGAAAGCCATCGAGATAATCGAGGAGTTGAGTGGGTTAAAGACCCATGGAATTGCTAGATATGTTGACGGTGAGCTGCAAAACGGAGACAGGATAGGTATAGTTGACGATCTGATCACAACAGCTGAGAGTAAACTGGAAGCTAGAGATTTGATCAAGCTTGAAGCTGAGAGGAGAAATTTAAACGTTAGAATTATTGGGGTTTACGTCCTCATTGATAGGGAACAGGGGGGGAGGGAAGCCCTACAAAAAGAGGGCCTTAAACTATATTCTGTAGCTACTATTAGGGATGTCGCAAAGTGGTTAAAAGACCTCGGGAATATCTCCCCTCAGATGTATAGCACTATCG
This window encodes:
- the cbiQ gene encoding cobalt ECF transporter T component CbiQ; the protein is MPVLSELVKAAGDLVFLERFQSAGGILQRIDPRIKLISLTTLVVVAVSLKTIAPLSILFIMILLLATASKTPIRFFLYRATFFIPIFAGVISLPLPFITPGAKLLSVSCIGYSLAVTNEGVYRAILFTFRVWVCVAAMTLLIMTTRFSAIISAMERLKFPKIFTLMLAITYRYIHVFIDETHRMLLAMDSRSAGKMNRLQALKALAHTTEALFIRAYERGERVYGAMVARGYTGDARYIGEVRCSLQDWAFGVLSASVFIGAAIVQLYAGGV
- a CDS encoding ATP-binding cassette domain-containing protein, whose product is MTIEVAVEMEDVEYLYPDGCRALKGVSLRVLRGERVAILGPNGAGKSTLLMHINGIFKPMKGWVKVLGMTIDGSKLRDVRRKVGFVFQDPNDQLFCPTLWEDVTFGPINMGLPANEATGIAEEALKAVRLDGYRDNAPHHLSLGEKKRAAIATALAMKPEILVLDEPTANLDPESRRELVVLLNRLHAEWKLTLIVATHDVNLVPKIADRIYVISGGLIVAEGPMRDILSNAKVMEEAHLELPIITQLFNLIYETGIPGDGQVTPQTLPLTVEEALQEMKRLLSKTLNQRSANSQIERC
- a CDS encoding LLM class flavin-dependent oxidoreductase, with the translated sequence MKFGFNLTAEYGLDSIVEKAAEVERLGFDSLWIFERPGWDYGSIVASALAANTKEIRIGLGVSPLLHTSKQIADEILTLIKTYGERFDLCLIPGDKRHLRRLGVNPTARKAAPQRILQAKREIEKLLAGEERSCSIWLGAQGPRMLRTAQHYRGVHLNYASPRMITWALEHIGSTGEKREFEVSVMAPSYVYRNFEERLQHLLKLAASSVAVSAPREVLEEFGLYDRLAELRGYEGRLSELDPASLPPEVVEFSLSMHSTELPSYLAVVQGLGINHLIFSHPQDYSLKTIHELASSLPLNSKNDTH
- a CDS encoding DUF885 domain-containing protein; the encoded protein is MGDSESFDRLAEELFYNIVKMNPIFATYVGLHQYDQLMPDGRKDAIYKRMKLFKEYLDKFEGISQSKLDFERRIDLALVKDFLHLALFCLEEWPLWRMFPDAPDTIGDALFPLLVRNFAPLEIRLRSITERLKNSPRYIEETKSCLEDPVKIYCEISLDTAERLPLFLEQIVEAARGVNDNTKSEVEDAAEKVKCEFLEYKEWLRCRMKDARDDFAIGPERFEKLLALRGLGMSSSEILKLGEKYFRQEKENLRRYAEIIKPGASVDEVRSLLKSHHPKSFGEALEAYRKEIKRAREFVVRSKFASIPENEELIVIETPPFLRSTTPFAAYFSPAKFEDKQLGIYIVTPPASEEMLKEKSYYAISNTTVHEAYPGHHLQLSCANRNSSLVRLLFHGTDFVEGWAHYCEEAVKELGYDDTPEHRFIQTLDMVWRAARIIIDVKLSRGEMGFMEAVNFLVEEVGMAREGAVAEIKRYTYTPSYQLSYLLGKYLIGELKRETLSKLGDRFDLRWFHDTLLYAGSMPLKYHRLNLLEKIRQVTGGA
- a CDS encoding orotidine 5-phosphate decarboxylase; this encodes MGRIIKYQRSVIPSCDVKLIGEFRRLIEQTCDVEGIGGYKVGSILTLRYGLPTLVKVVREFTDLPVIYDHQKAMTDIHDLGRDFAEVVKESGVDALIGFPQSGPATQETWIKACKDVGLEVVIGGEMTHPKYKRSDGGYIADEALDEIYLLAARLGVNNFVVPGTKVERIIHYRSILQHIVQGDLTLFIPGLITQGGIITDVARVAGDSWHAIVGRAIYGTKDFHAAAGELTRQLFK